In a genomic window of Streptococcus mitis NCTC 12261:
- a CDS encoding M24 family metallopeptidase, with amino-acid sequence MNKRVQAFLAKMQEKELDGIIINNLKNVYYLTGFWGSNGTVFISRDRQVLVTDSRYIIAAKQETSGFEIVADRDELAVIAGIVKDMGLSRIGFEDEISVSYYHRMQATFEGIDLLPQTQFVEGLRMIKDEAEIAAIRKACSISDQAFRDALDFIKPGKTEIEIANFLDFRMRELGASGLSFDTILASGINSSKPHAHPMHKPVELGEAITMDFGCLYDHYVSDMTRTIYLGHVSDEQAEIYNTVLKANQALIDQAKAGLGFRDFDKIPRDIIIEAGYGDYFTHGIGHGIGLDIHEEPYFSQTSTEIIKAGMALTDEPGIYIEGKYGVRIEDDILITETGCELLTLAPKELIVI; translated from the coding sequence ATGAATAAACGTGTACAAGCATTTCTAGCTAAAATGCAAGAAAAAGAACTAGATGGCATCATCATCAATAACCTTAAAAACGTCTATTACCTTACTGGTTTTTGGGGCTCAAACGGAACAGTCTTTATCAGCCGTGACCGTCAGGTCTTGGTGACAGACTCTCGCTATATCATTGCAGCTAAGCAAGAAACCAGTGGCTTTGAGATTGTGGCAGACCGTGATGAATTGGCTGTCATTGCAGGAATTGTCAAGGACATGGGCTTGTCTCGTATCGGTTTTGAAGATGAGATTTCAGTGTCTTATTATCACCGTATGCAGGCAACCTTTGAAGGAATTGACTTGCTTCCACAAACTCAGTTTGTCGAAGGTCTTCGAATGATTAAGGACGAGGCAGAGATTGCAGCTATTCGCAAGGCTTGTTCTATCTCAGACCAAGCTTTCCGCGATGCGCTTGACTTTATCAAACCAGGAAAGACTGAGATTGAGATTGCCAACTTCCTTGACTTCCGTATGCGTGAGTTGGGAGCATCTGGCTTGTCTTTTGATACGATTCTAGCTAGTGGTATCAACTCTTCCAAACCTCATGCTCATCCTATGCACAAACCAGTGGAGCTGGGAGAAGCCATTACTATGGACTTCGGTTGCCTTTATGACCACTATGTCAGTGATATGACACGGACTATCTATCTGGGGCATGTCAGCGACGAGCAGGCGGAGATTTACAATACGGTTTTGAAAGCCAACCAAGCCTTGATTGACCAGGCTAAGGCAGGATTAGGTTTCCGAGACTTTGACAAAATCCCTCGTGATATTATTATCGAGGCGGGCTATGGCGACTACTTTACCCACGGTATTGGACACGGTATTGGGCTGGATATTCATGAGGAACCTTACTTTAGCCAAACTTCTACAGAAATTATTAAGGCAGGTATGGCCTTAACCGATGAACCAGGTATCTATATAGAAGGCAAATACGGTGTTCGTATCGAGGATGATATCTTGATTACAGAGACCGGTTGTGAATTGTTGACCCTAGCTCCAAAAGAGTTGATAGTTATCTAA
- the mgtA gene encoding magnesium-translocating P-type ATPase, giving the protein MKTTKERLATAIHTSLNETLSFYKTSLTGLTEEQVEKNRDLYGENTITKGQEESILKKIYESIINPFTIILLVIAVISLVTNVWLAKPGQEDPTTSIIIVVLVLISGGIRFVQELRSDKAATNLSKMIVNTATVIRQGEIQEVPIDDLVVGDVVKLSAGDMIPADLLLFESRDFFVQQSGLTGESESVEKLALTKATVQQSDSLLEAEALAFMGTNVLSGSAKAVVLAVGDDTMMGAIEQTLNTYEEPTSFEREMNSISWLLIRLMLVMVPIVFLSNGLTDGDWLEAGVFALSVGVGLTPEMLPMIITASLAKGSIIMAKEKVVIKKLNAIQDLGAIDILCTDKTGTLTQDEIVLEYPLDIHGRLDLTVLRRAYLNSYFQTGLKNLMDRAIIKRTEKEAKEHTLLQNLDQTFQKIDELPFDFERRRMSVIVKDEHEVVSLVTKGALEEMLTISSHAEYQGVITPLTDAIREEILEEVRQLNQQGLRVLGVAYKSGLREGHAYTVDDEGDMILTGYLAFLDPPKPSAAPAIKALLEHGVQTKILTGDNEKVTQAVCEKVGLDINQMLLGSEIDQMSNQELAQAVEEVTVFAKLSPDQKARIILQFKANGHAVGYMGDGINDAPSMKVADVGISVDTAVDIAKETADVILLDKDLMVLEKGLVEGRKVYANMTKYIKMTVSSNFGNILSLLVSGIFLPFLPMAPVHLIILNLVYDLSCIALPFDKVDKDFLRNPHTWEARSITRFMIWMGPISSAFDILTFILLYFIIVPMTTGQAYVHGAESAVEFIVLFQTGWFIESMWSQTMVIHMLRSAKIPFLQSRPAWLVLVTTLLAAAFVTFLPYSPLAILLHLTPLKPIYFIFLLFIIILYMISVTIVKKIYIKKYQEWL; this is encoded by the coding sequence ATGAAAACTACAAAAGAAAGATTAGCAACAGCTATTCATACATCTTTAAACGAAACTCTATCTTTTTATAAGACAAGTCTAACAGGCTTGACTGAGGAGCAGGTGGAGAAAAATCGTGACCTATATGGCGAAAATACCATCACAAAGGGTCAAGAAGAAAGTATCCTCAAAAAGATTTACGAATCCATTATCAATCCTTTTACGATCATCTTACTGGTCATCGCCGTGATTTCCTTGGTGACCAATGTCTGGTTGGCAAAACCAGGTCAAGAAGATCCGACAACTTCCATTATCATCGTTGTCCTAGTCCTCATTTCTGGTGGCATACGCTTTGTCCAAGAACTCCGTAGTGATAAGGCTGCGACTAATCTATCAAAAATGATTGTCAACACAGCGACTGTCATTCGTCAAGGAGAAATCCAAGAAGTACCTATCGATGATTTGGTAGTGGGTGACGTGGTTAAATTAAGCGCTGGAGACATGATTCCAGCAGATCTTCTTTTATTTGAGTCGCGCGATTTCTTTGTACAACAGTCGGGCTTGACAGGTGAAAGTGAATCGGTTGAAAAATTGGCCTTGACCAAGGCAACAGTTCAACAATCTGATAGTCTGCTAGAAGCAGAAGCGCTCGCCTTTATGGGAACCAATGTCTTATCTGGTAGTGCCAAGGCCGTGGTTTTAGCAGTTGGTGATGATACCATGATGGGAGCCATTGAGCAGACTTTGAACACCTATGAAGAGCCTACTTCGTTTGAGCGGGAGATGAATAGTATTTCGTGGCTCTTGATTCGTTTGATGCTGGTCATGGTGCCCATCGTTTTCTTGTCCAATGGTTTAACAGATGGTGACTGGCTGGAAGCTGGCGTATTTGCTTTGAGTGTTGGTGTCGGATTAACACCTGAGATGCTTCCTATGATTATCACGGCCAGTCTAGCAAAAGGCTCCATCATTATGGCCAAGGAAAAAGTGGTTATCAAGAAACTCAATGCCATACAGGACTTAGGGGCGATTGATATTTTGTGTACAGATAAGACAGGAACTCTAACCCAAGACGAAATTGTCCTTGAATATCCCTTGGACATCCACGGACGCTTGGATTTGACCGTCTTGAGACGAGCTTATCTCAATTCTTATTTTCAAACGGGCTTGAAAAATTTGATGGACAGAGCTATCATCAAACGGACTGAAAAGGAAGCCAAAGAACACACCCTCTTACAAAATCTGGATCAAACTTTTCAAAAAATAGATGAGCTTCCCTTTGATTTTGAACGTAGACGGATGAGTGTTATCGTTAAGGATGAACACGAAGTTGTTAGTTTGGTAACCAAGGGTGCCCTAGAGGAAATGTTGACGATTTCCAGTCATGCGGAATACCAAGGAGTGATTACTCCCTTGACAGATGCTATTAGAGAAGAGATTTTAGAGGAAGTCCGACAACTAAATCAACAAGGTTTACGTGTCTTGGGAGTGGCCTATAAGTCAGGTTTGAGGGAAGGTCATGCCTATACAGTTGATGATGAAGGGGATATGATTCTAACTGGTTATTTAGCCTTCCTAGATCCTCCTAAACCATCTGCAGCACCAGCAATTAAGGCTCTGTTAGAACATGGGGTTCAAACAAAGATTTTGACGGGAGACAACGAGAAAGTTACCCAAGCAGTCTGTGAAAAGGTTGGTTTAGATATCAATCAGATGCTGTTAGGATCTGAAATTGATCAGATGAGTAATCAAGAATTGGCTCAAGCCGTGGAGGAGGTAACAGTCTTTGCCAAACTTTCTCCTGACCAAAAAGCACGAATTATTTTGCAATTTAAGGCTAATGGTCATGCTGTTGGCTATATGGGAGATGGGATCAATGATGCTCCTTCTATGAAAGTTGCAGATGTGGGGATTTCTGTTGATACAGCAGTAGATATTGCCAAAGAAACAGCGGATGTTATCCTACTTGATAAGGATCTCATGGTGCTTGAAAAAGGACTTGTTGAAGGGCGTAAGGTCTATGCCAATATGACCAAATATATCAAAATGACAGTGAGTTCTAATTTTGGAAATATCTTATCCCTATTAGTCTCTGGAATATTTTTACCATTTTTACCAATGGCGCCAGTCCATTTGATTATCCTAAATCTAGTCTATGATTTATCTTGTATCGCCTTGCCTTTTGACAAGGTGGACAAAGATTTTTTGAGAAATCCGCATACCTGGGAAGCTAGGTCCATCACACGTTTCATGATTTGGATGGGACCTATCTCTTCTGCCTTTGATATTTTGACCTTTATTTTGCTTTATTTTATCATTGTACCCATGACAACAGGTCAAGCTTATGTTCATGGGGCAGAGTCTGCCGTAGAATTTATTGTCTTGTTTCAGACAGGTTGGTTTATCGAGTCCATGTGGTCACAGACCATGGTTATCCATATGCTGCGTTCAGCCAAAATTCCCTTTTTACAAAGTCGTCCAGCTTGGCTAGTCCTTGTGACAACCTTATTGGCTGCAGCCTTTGTGACCTTCCTTCCCTACAGTCCA